The following are from one region of the Hydrogenophaga sp. BPS33 genome:
- a CDS encoding branched-chain amino acid ABC transporter permease: MSFSAWLELIASGLITGGIYALVALGLNLQYGLMRILNIAHGEFLMVGAFLTWMVQTSFGLSPLWMIPVSFGLLFAVGIAVHWLCFRRLTATSPNLDVFEARGLMVAFGLMFLVQNVISYVWGGDLRGYDYLTQPLAIPLPGGHAQFAVNKLVVFTLSLLFAGALIVLLRTTLLGKGVRALMQSPTGAQLVGINTRRLHPLMFGIGLGLSGVAGCLLSMAYTISPSMGEPYTVTALIVITLGGFGSMGGALAGGLLLGVIEALGMHFTNPSLKALLSYVVFIGVLLLRPEGLFARKSRKA, encoded by the coding sequence TTGTCGTTCTCCGCCTGGCTTGAACTCATCGCCTCCGGTCTCATCACCGGAGGCATCTACGCGCTCGTTGCGCTCGGGCTGAACCTGCAGTACGGGCTGATGCGCATCCTCAACATCGCGCACGGCGAGTTCCTAATGGTCGGCGCCTTCCTCACCTGGATGGTGCAGACCTCGTTCGGACTGTCTCCGCTTTGGATGATCCCGGTGTCCTTCGGCCTGCTCTTCGCCGTCGGCATCGCGGTGCACTGGCTGTGCTTTCGCCGCCTCACCGCCACCTCGCCCAACCTCGACGTGTTCGAGGCGCGCGGCCTCATGGTCGCCTTTGGCCTGATGTTCCTGGTGCAGAACGTCATCTCCTACGTCTGGGGTGGCGACCTGCGCGGTTACGACTACCTCACCCAACCGCTGGCGATCCCGTTGCCCGGTGGCCACGCGCAGTTCGCGGTCAACAAACTGGTGGTGTTCACGCTCTCGCTGCTGTTCGCCGGTGCGCTCATCGTGTTGCTGCGCACCACCCTGCTCGGCAAAGGGGTGCGCGCGCTCATGCAGTCGCCCACCGGCGCGCAACTCGTGGGTATCAACACCCGGCGCCTGCACCCGCTCATGTTCGGCATCGGCCTGGGTCTCTCGGGCGTGGCCGGTTGCCTGCTCTCCATGGCTTACACCATCAGCCCCTCCATGGGTGAACCCTACACCGTCACCGCACTTATCGTCATCACGCTCGGCGGTTTCGGCAGCATGGGCGGCGCGCTCGCGGGCGGCCTGCTGCTGGGCGTGATCGAAGCGCTGGGCATGCACTTCACCAACCCTTCGCTCAAGGCGCTGCTGAGCTACGTGGTGTTCATCGGCGTTTTGCTGCTGCGGCCCGAAGGCTTGTTCGCGCGCAAATCCAGAAAAGCATGA
- a CDS encoding amino acid ABC transporter substrate-binding protein: protein MAAHPNRRLLIQRAAATVGAMSFAPQLLAQSTPVRIGYSMSRTGPWTGGAQVSQEPNYLLWAEQQNAAGGLDVKGVRRKIELISSDDRSDMETVVRTYEKLMGSDKVDLVLPPWGSNANFAVAPLANRLGYPFLAPTALSRRLAEMKLPYFFLLLQQPKPMCDALVEMFKANGVKTVAVVYVDDLFGLENYSALKVALQGTGISLVQDTSYPGGVKDLSPTLRSIKDKNPDAFVGFTYPPDTILASRQAKEIGFNPKFFYASVGTAFPLYKNVMTPAGAEGVLGMGSWNSKTSPGAKAYFDAHVASQKKEPDRWASGACWAGLEILTNACKQVGLDRKAIRDYVANTTHKTIIGDIKFNGSENVGTPGTVGQWQNGEFEVVWPQKLATAKLNPNKPVWK, encoded by the coding sequence ATGGCCGCCCATCCCAATCGACGTCTGCTCATCCAACGCGCTGCCGCCACGGTGGGCGCGATGTCCTTCGCGCCTCAGCTGCTCGCGCAGTCCACGCCGGTGCGCATCGGCTATTCGATGTCGCGCACCGGCCCCTGGACCGGCGGCGCGCAGGTCAGCCAGGAGCCCAACTACCTGCTGTGGGCCGAGCAGCAGAACGCTGCCGGCGGCCTCGATGTGAAGGGCGTTCGCCGCAAGATCGAACTCATCAGCAGCGACGACCGCAGCGATATGGAAACCGTGGTGCGCACCTACGAAAAACTCATGGGCAGCGACAAGGTCGACCTGGTGCTGCCCCCGTGGGGCAGCAACGCCAACTTCGCCGTCGCGCCGCTGGCCAACCGCCTGGGCTACCCCTTCCTCGCGCCGACCGCGCTCTCGCGCCGCCTGGCCGAAATGAAGCTGCCCTACTTCTTCCTCCTGCTGCAACAACCCAAGCCCATGTGCGATGCGCTGGTGGAGATGTTCAAGGCCAACGGGGTGAAGACCGTGGCCGTGGTCTATGTGGACGACCTCTTCGGGCTGGAAAACTACTCGGCGCTCAAGGTCGCGCTGCAGGGCACGGGCATCAGCCTCGTGCAGGACACCAGCTACCCCGGTGGCGTGAAAGACCTGTCGCCCACGCTGCGCAGCATCAAGGACAAGAACCCCGACGCCTTCGTCGGCTTCACCTACCCACCCGACACCATCCTCGCCAGCCGCCAGGCCAAGGAAATCGGTTTCAACCCCAAGTTCTTCTACGCGTCCGTGGGCACCGCCTTCCCGCTCTACAAGAACGTGATGACGCCCGCAGGCGCCGAGGGCGTGCTCGGCATGGGCTCGTGGAACAGCAAGACCAGCCCGGGCGCAAAAGCGTATTTCGATGCGCACGTGGCGAGCCAGAAGAAAGAGCCCGACCGCTGGGCCAGCGGCGCATGCTGGGCGGGGTTGGAAATCCTCACCAACGCCTGCAAGCAGGTGGGGCTGGACCGCAAGGCGATCCGCGACTACGTGGCCAACACCACGCACAAGACCATCATCGGCGACATCAAGTTCAACGGCAGCGAGAACGTGGGCACGCCCGGCACCGTGGGCCAGTGGCAGAACGGTGAGTTCGAAGTGGTGTGGCCGCAGAAGCTGGCCACCGCCAAGCTGAACCCCAACAAGCCTGTGTGGAAGTGA
- the holA gene encoding DNA polymerase III subunit delta produces the protein MQIAAPQLTAQLQRGLKSLYTLHGDEPLLVQEAADAIRAVAREQGYTERTVHTVAGAHFDWGEVLASGGSMSLFADKQLIEIRIPSGKPGKDGSQALQQIAEAAQGNDSTLTLVLLPRLDMATQKGAWFAALESFGATVKLDPVDRKTLPQWIAQRLQQQGQRVVAGEEGQRTLQFFADRVEGNLLAAHQEIQKLALLHPAGELGFEQVESAVLNVARYDAFKLAEAVLGGQVQRVQRMLDGLQAEGEAPVLVHWALSEDIRTLHRIRLAMDAGRPLPMALRENRVWGLKEKLMERALPLLSIATLSKWLDDAHTVDGIVKGLKVPTWPADPWQALQQMAMKVSLACSVR, from the coding sequence ATGCAGATTGCTGCCCCGCAACTCACGGCCCAGCTGCAGCGCGGCTTGAAGAGCCTTTACACCTTGCATGGAGACGAACCATTGCTGGTGCAGGAGGCGGCCGATGCGATCCGCGCGGTGGCGCGCGAGCAGGGCTACACCGAGCGCACGGTGCACACCGTGGCAGGCGCCCATTTCGACTGGGGCGAGGTACTGGCCAGCGGCGGCTCGATGAGCCTGTTCGCCGACAAGCAACTGATCGAAATCCGCATCCCGTCCGGCAAGCCGGGCAAGGACGGTTCGCAAGCATTGCAGCAGATCGCCGAAGCGGCGCAGGGCAACGACAGCACGCTCACACTCGTGCTGTTGCCGCGTCTGGACATGGCCACGCAGAAGGGCGCGTGGTTCGCGGCGCTGGAGAGTTTTGGTGCCACCGTCAAACTCGATCCGGTGGACCGCAAGACGCTGCCACAGTGGATTGCGCAGCGCCTGCAGCAGCAAGGGCAGCGCGTGGTGGCTGGCGAAGAAGGGCAACGCACGCTGCAGTTCTTTGCCGATCGGGTGGAAGGCAACCTGCTGGCCGCGCACCAGGAAATCCAGAAGCTCGCGCTCCTGCACCCGGCGGGCGAGTTGGGTTTCGAGCAGGTGGAGTCGGCGGTGTTGAACGTGGCGCGCTACGACGCCTTCAAGCTGGCCGAGGCCGTGCTGGGCGGTCAGGTGCAGCGGGTGCAGCGCATGCTCGATGGCCTGCAGGCCGAGGGCGAAGCGCCGGTGCTGGTGCACTGGGCCTTGTCGGAAGACATCCGCACCTTGCACCGCATCCGTTTGGCGATGGATGCAGGTCGTCCTCTGCCCATGGCGTTGCGCGAGAACCGCGTGTGGGGTTTGAAGGAAAAGCTCATGGAGCGTGCGCTGCCCTTGTTGAGCATTGCCACCTTGTCGAAGTGGTTGGACGATGCACACACGGTGGACGGCATCGTCAAGGGGCTCAAGGTGCCGACCTGGCCGGCCGATCCCTGGCAGGCTTTGCAGCAGATGGCGATGAAGGTTTCTTTGGCCTGTTCGGTTCGCTGA
- a CDS encoding LPS-assembly lipoprotein LptE: protein MTSPSVSTMRRRTLQTLVAGAAVWGASGCGFALRKAPTFAFQTVRIAGSENTPVARELRTALITNGLTVITSATPASTPAQVVLTVTTDQRERIAVGQTAAGQVRELQLRTRFTFRLRAANEKELIEDTELLLERDMSFSETAVLSKAAEEELLYRDMASDAVQQVVRRMAAVKSL, encoded by the coding sequence ATGACATCTCCCAGCGTTTCCACGATGCGCCGGCGCACGCTTCAGACCCTGGTGGCCGGCGCGGCGGTGTGGGGTGCGTCGGGCTGCGGCTTTGCGCTGCGCAAGGCGCCTACCTTCGCCTTCCAGACCGTGCGCATCGCCGGTAGCGAGAACACGCCGGTGGCGCGTGAGTTGCGCACGGCCTTGATCACCAATGGCCTCACCGTGATCACCAGCGCCACGCCCGCCAGCACGCCTGCGCAGGTGGTGCTCACCGTGACCACCGACCAGCGCGAACGCATCGCGGTGGGCCAGACGGCCGCGGGGCAGGTGCGCGAGTTGCAACTGCGCACGCGCTTCACCTTCCGGTTGCGCGCGGCGAACGAGAAAGAACTGATCGAAGATACCGAGCTGCTGCTGGAGCGCGACATGAGCTTCAGTGAAACGGCGGTGCTCTCCAAGGCCGCCGAGGAAGAGCTGCTGTACCGCGACATGGCGTCGGACGCCGTGCAGCAGGTGGTGCGCCGCATGGCCGCCGTGAAGTCGCTCTGA
- the leuS gene encoding leucine--tRNA ligase: protein MLQDKYAHTEVERAAHAHWNANDAYRVTEDASKPKFYACSMLPYPSGKLHMGHVRNYTINDMLTRYLRMNGHNVLMPMGWDAFGLPAENAALKNGVPPAKWTYENIAYMKQQMQAMGLAIDWSREVATCDPSYYRWNQWLFLKMLEKGIAYRKTQVVNWDPVDQTVLANEQVIDGKGWRTGAVVEKREIPGYYLNITAYAEELLDHVQIGNPKATLNGWPDKVRLMQENWIGKSEGVRFAFPHTIKDDTGALIGDGKMYVFTTRADTLMGVTFCAVAPEHPLATHAAAKNQALAAFIEECKTGGTTEAELATQEKKGMPTGLTVTHPLTGDAVDVWVGNYVLMGYGDGAVMGVPAHDERDFAFANKYGLKIVPVIGVEGETFSTEVWADWYADKQRGVCVNSGVLDGLAFKAAVDKVAQLVAEKGLGEKKTTFRLRDWGVSRQRYWGTPIPIIHCAEHGAVPVPEKDLPVVLPQDCIPDGSGNPLHKHEGFHAGVVCPVCGQPARRETDTMDTFVDSSWYFMRYCDPTNTEKMVAEGTDYWMRDQKLAVGGSGMDQYIGGIEHAILHLLYARFWTKVMRDLGLVKVDEPFTHLLTQGMVLNHIYSRRTAKGGKDYFWPHDVEHVLDEGGKIVGAKLKNPATSGDGMLPVGTVIDYEGVGTMSKSKNNGVDPQDLIEKYGADTARLYTMFTAPPEATLEWNDAAVEGSYRFLRRVWAFGLKLAPLGALGERAAGVSGQALSKAAKALRLEIHTVLKQVDYDYQRMQYNTVVSGAMKMLNALEDFKSDGSAADNAALAESFGILLRCIYPATPHAAHALWSGLGYAGELLDAPWPKADEAALKRDELELVLQINGKHRGSVTVAANADKATIEAAALASEAFAKQAAGAAPKKVVVVPGRLVNIVV from the coding sequence ATGCTTCAAGACAAATACGCCCACACGGAAGTCGAGCGCGCCGCGCACGCCCACTGGAATGCCAACGACGCCTACCGCGTGACCGAGGACGCGAGCAAGCCCAAGTTCTACGCCTGCTCGATGCTGCCCTACCCCAGTGGCAAGCTGCACATGGGCCATGTGCGCAACTACACCATCAACGACATGCTCACGCGCTACCTGCGCATGAACGGCCACAACGTGCTCATGCCCATGGGCTGGGACGCCTTCGGCCTGCCGGCGGAAAACGCGGCGCTCAAAAACGGTGTGCCGCCCGCGAAGTGGACCTACGAAAACATCGCCTACATGAAGCAGCAGATGCAGGCCATGGGCCTGGCCATCGACTGGTCGCGCGAAGTGGCCACCTGCGACCCGAGCTACTACCGGTGGAACCAGTGGCTGTTCCTCAAGATGCTGGAGAAGGGCATCGCCTACCGCAAGACCCAGGTCGTCAACTGGGACCCGGTGGACCAGACGGTGCTGGCCAACGAACAGGTGATCGACGGCAAAGGCTGGCGCACCGGTGCGGTGGTGGAAAAGCGCGAGATCCCGGGCTACTACCTCAACATCACCGCCTACGCCGAAGAGCTGCTCGACCACGTGCAGATCGGCAATCCCAAGGCCACGCTCAACGGCTGGCCCGACAAGGTGCGGCTGATGCAGGAGAACTGGATCGGCAAGAGCGAGGGCGTGCGCTTCGCCTTTCCACACACGATCAAGGACGACACCGGCGCGCTGATCGGCGACGGCAAGATGTACGTGTTCACCACGCGGGCCGACACCCTCATGGGCGTGACCTTCTGCGCGGTGGCGCCCGAGCACCCGCTGGCCACGCACGCCGCCGCGAAGAACCAGGCGTTGGCCGCGTTCATCGAAGAATGCAAAACCGGCGGCACGACCGAAGCCGAACTCGCCACGCAGGAGAAGAAGGGCATGCCCACCGGCCTGACCGTGACGCACCCTCTCACAGGTGATGCGGTGGACGTGTGGGTGGGCAACTACGTGCTCATGGGCTACGGGGACGGCGCGGTCATGGGCGTGCCAGCGCACGACGAGCGCGACTTTGCCTTCGCGAACAAGTACGGTTTGAAGATCGTGCCCGTCATCGGCGTCGAAGGCGAAACCTTCAGCACCGAGGTGTGGGCCGACTGGTACGCCGACAAGCAGCGCGGCGTGTGCGTGAACTCCGGCGTGCTCGATGGCCTGGCTTTCAAGGCCGCGGTCGACAAAGTCGCGCAACTGGTGGCTGAGAAGGGCCTGGGCGAGAAGAAGACCACCTTCCGCCTGCGCGACTGGGGCGTGAGCCGCCAGCGCTACTGGGGCACGCCGATCCCGATCATCCATTGCGCCGAGCACGGCGCGGTGCCGGTGCCCGAGAAAGACCTGCCGGTGGTGCTGCCGCAAGACTGCATTCCCGACGGCTCGGGCAACCCGCTGCACAAGCACGAAGGCTTCCACGCCGGCGTGGTGTGCCCGGTGTGCGGCCAACCCGCGCGGCGCGAAACCGACACCATGGACACCTTCGTGGATTCGTCCTGGTACTTCATGCGCTACTGCGACCCGACCAACACCGAGAAGATGGTGGCCGAGGGCACCGACTACTGGATGCGGGACCAGAAGCTGGCCGTGGGCGGCAGCGGCATGGACCAGTACATCGGCGGCATCGAGCACGCCATCCTGCACCTGCTCTACGCGCGCTTCTGGACCAAGGTCATGCGCGACCTCGGCCTGGTGAAGGTGGACGAACCCTTCACCCACCTGCTCACGCAGGGCATGGTGCTCAACCACATCTACAGCCGCCGCACCGCCAAGGGCGGCAAGGACTATTTCTGGCCGCACGATGTGGAGCACGTGCTCGACGAAGGCGGCAAGATCGTCGGTGCGAAGCTGAAAAACCCGGCCACCAGTGGCGATGGCATGCTGCCCGTGGGCACGGTCATCGACTACGAGGGCGTGGGCACCATGTCCAAGTCCAAGAACAACGGTGTGGATCCGCAGGACCTGATCGAGAAATACGGTGCCGACACGGCGCGTCTCTACACCATGTTCACCGCGCCGCCAGAGGCCACGCTGGAGTGGAACGACGCGGCGGTGGAGGGCAGCTACCGCTTTCTGCGCCGTGTCTGGGCGTTCGGCCTCAAGCTCGCGCCGCTGGGTGCGCTGGGTGAACGCGCGGCCGGTGTGTCGGGCCAAGCCCTGTCGAAGGCGGCCAAGGCGCTGCGCCTGGAAATCCACACCGTGCTCAAGCAGGTGGACTACGACTACCAGCGCATGCAATACAACACCGTGGTCTCGGGTGCGATGAAGATGCTCAACGCGCTGGAAGACTTCAAGTCCGATGGCAGTGCTGCGGACAACGCCGCGCTGGCCGAGAGCTTCGGCATCCTGCTGCGTTGCATCTATCCGGCCACGCCGCACGCGGCGCACGCGCTCTGGAGCGGGTTGGGCTACGCGGGCGAACTGCTCGACGCGCCCTGGCCCAAGGCCGATGAAGCCGCGCTGAAGCGCGACGAGCTCGAACTCGTGCTGCAGATCAACGGCAAGCACCGCGGCAGCGTCACCGTGGCGGCCAACGCCGACAAGGCGACCATCGAAGCGGCGGCGCTGGCCAGCGAGGCCTTCGCCAAGCAGGCCGCGGGCGCCGCGCCGAAAAAGGTGGTGGTCGTGCCCGGCCGCCTGGTCAACATCGTCGTCTGA
- a CDS encoding ExbD/TolR family protein, whose translation MSFGRLERPAGDRPMSDINVTPLVDVMLVLLVIFIIAAPFMANRLALELPRAEVPASTPSTAESFVSVALDAQGRLFWNDEPMDEDALRQRLQEAARRNPATELQLRADTTVSYGRVVQLIGLAQTAGLSRIGFVADAPPTAPR comes from the coding sequence ATGAGCTTCGGCCGGCTGGAACGCCCTGCGGGCGATCGGCCCATGAGCGACATCAACGTTACGCCCCTGGTGGATGTGATGCTGGTGCTGCTGGTGATCTTCATCATCGCCGCGCCTTTCATGGCCAACCGGCTGGCGTTGGAGCTGCCCCGCGCCGAGGTGCCGGCGAGCACGCCGTCCACGGCCGAGTCTTTTGTGTCTGTCGCGCTGGACGCCCAAGGCCGCTTGTTTTGGAACGACGAGCCGATGGACGAGGACGCCTTGCGTCAGCGCCTGCAGGAGGCCGCGCGACGCAACCCCGCCACCGAGCTGCAATTGCGCGCCGACACCACCGTGTCCTATGGCCGCGTGGTGCAGCTGATCGGTCTGGCGCAGACCGCCGGGCTCTCGCGCATCGGCTTCGTGGCCGACGCGCCGCCGACCGCGCCGCGCTGA